GGGGGACCCGAGGGGCAGCAGCCTCGGGATGCCCGGAACAGCCCCGAGGACAGAGCCCGCAGGCGCGGACACTCGGCTGTGGCTGAGATTTGTGCCAAAACTCAGTGTAGGCTGAGCTCTGTTCCGTGGCCAGTCCCTGTGGTGGCCGGGCTGTGGCCAGCAGTGGAatggcactgtcccctctctaGAACACTGTACCCTCCCCAGAAGGGGACACCTTCCCATTCCCACACGCACCTCCCCGTCTCTCCCCACACCCCCAGGCCATTCTGGGAATGCAGAAGCAGAGGGTGACAGTGTCCCCGGTGCCCTTCCcagcctgttcctgctccctgtcctcACTGCTTTGTCCAGGGGGTTGTGAGCAGGTTGGgatgccagggctgctctgtggggCAGTGTTAGacactcccagtgccctccaaACTCCTGGATTCCCTGTGGATCCATCTGGGGACTCCCTGTCCATTGACCTGGAGGGTCCAGAGGTAGATCCAGGACTTCAGCCACACTTGGGAGGCATTCTGGGACCAGCTCAAGTTCCATTCATGGATTCAGAGCTGTCTCATTCCCCCATGACACCTGATCCCtgagaggcaggaaaacacTTTCAAGTGGCTTCTCCCCCAAATATCTTGCCATTTCTTATGATGGGATTCCTGAGGGATTTTAAACTGGTTTATCCTTGTATTGGTGAGGGCCTGATTCCCCAGACTGTCCAGCCCCTCTGGGTGATCCATACAGTCCAAAGTCAGAAATCAGCTCAGAGAAGCAGCTAGAAGGCTCAAAGTGTTTTCTCTTGGCatgtgtccctcctgtccctgttccctttAGGGAGATTGTGCTGGCCTCACACCTGAAGCCTCTGGAGAAGAAGGACAGGCTGGGCCAGAGGAGGAATGTGCTGTGGAATGCCTGTGCAGCCTCAGCCAAGGCAGCACCCACCCACACTGTGGAGGTCCCACAGGTGAGGGAGAGGCTGCCAGGGCCTCATCCACAGATGGAAATTACTCAGGACTCATCTGGGTGTTAATTGGTAATATTGGGGTTTGGATCAGCTCGGGGTCAGGCTGGGCCCCTTCAGGAACaatctgctccatccctgtgggaaTGGAGGCCTGGCTGCCCACCCTGgacccagagctcccagtgtccccatggtggcCAGGAACAGTCTGTGGGAGCTGTTCCTCCTGGCTGGGAATagctcccagctctcagcagctgcagcctgggacccagagctggggctgtgcaccAGGAtcctccctggagcagcctctggCTACAGAggttccctgagcacaggggtCATGGAAAAGGGCTGGATTGGGTCAATCCTGACCGAGCCTGACGGGCTCACTGAACCAGGGACAGGACATTTTCTGTCCAGGTCATTTGTGGTTGGAGTCACCTCAgtcctgccctgccatgggctctGTCCACCCTGGAGTGTCCTGGTCACTGGATGTTTCCCATGGATGTTTCCCATGGTAAGGCAATTTCATGGATTGCCTTGTAAACAATCCCAAGGATTGTTTATGGTGCTGGATTTCATTGACCTGTGTTTATTATAAGATCTTTTGCAACTCCACTGAGTAGAGTTGCAACTCTACCAGGCTCAGATCTCCAGAGCTTTCccctctgtgctcagccccagctgatGTCACTTTGCCTTGTTCCCTGGCTGTAGAAAAGCTGCACATTTGCCTCCTCGTTCTGCCTGTGTGTCAGTGACCCAGCGGGGATGAGCTCAGCAGTTAATTAGAGCtgggataaaatgggatttCCTTTACCCTGGAATGCCATTTGGAGCTCGGCtctcagcctctgctctgccacagacCCACCAATGCTGGCTGGTGCCTGCACATTTTCTGGAGTTTGCATCTCCCACCTTTTCTCTGCCACTCCCTGAGTTTTCCTCTCAGTGCTGAGAGTGTTCCCTGTCCTGATCTCCTTGAGATCCcttcccaggcagtgctggcagatccaggctgggcagagagtCTGACTCTGGTTGGGGTTGGGGTCACTCCACAACCATGTGTGTTCACTCTGGCTGTCACATCTCCTCCAcacttcccttttccccctgcagTTCCCTGGTTTCTCAGGGTTAAAGGCACCTGGCATGTCCTTgtcttccccttttccccctcagcagctcctcatgcTGCCAAAGCCCCTGGTAAAAACATCTCAGTGGTCCATGGGCTGATCAAAGTGAGGGGATTAAAGTCTTCAAGTGGGAACAAAACAAAGGAACTGAGtgtctcctttctccttcaggAACTAGATCAGCTGCCCAGGACTGCTGCGGAATTTCACAGAGACTGGCGCAGATGCTTCAAAAGTGGGACACAGAAATACCAGTTTTTGCTGGAGCTTGGAGGGGAGGCCTTGGGCAGGATCTTCCAGGCTGATGTGGGCTTTGGCCTCCTGGGGGAATTCCTGACAGTGCTGGCAGAAAACATCTGTCCTGGAGACAGAGCTGCCATCCTTCAgatcctgcagagcctggcGGGCACCAGGCGCTTCGGGCTGAACGTGGCTCTCCTGAGCCAGGCAGAGAAGGAGGGCAGCCAGGAATTGTtcaggaagctgcagagcagggagtgtCAGGCTGCTGGCCAACCTGGCAGCCCAGCCAACTCTGAGGTAGGGAGGGAAGCCCATCCCATGGAGACCCACTTGAAAAAGGAAACTGAGGAGGAGAGGACAGTGGTGGAGCTGATGAAGTGTTACCAGGtcagctgagggagcaggagcaccaGGATTGAGCAGGAACAGGGTAAAAGAGGCTCAGAAAAAACTCAAAGCTTGACTTTGGCATCACCCAGGGCACAAATAAAGTTTAGCTCCCAAGCTGTGGTGCTGTGATCTCTGAGCAGGATGTCCTCACAGATGAGTATGGGAGAGTCTTGAATAAGGAGAAAATTGAGGCAAAGAGAACATTGGGTGGTAGTTTTGAAGGAGGAACCTAAATAGTCTCTTTCCTCTTCCATCCCTGTCCAGGGTCACTGAGGGATTTTAGGAGATGTAATCAATGACAACTGTCAGGTTTTTTCCCAAACCCAGTGCAGCAAATGGCAGATCCCAGCAGACTGGAACCACCAATTCTCACCTGCCCTGGAGAAACCATCAGGCACTGATGGAGGGTCCAGGTTCATGCCCAAGGCTTGGCATGGGAATATTGGGCTTTGTGACATCACTTGAGGGGACATGTGTGTCCCTGCACTCTTCTATGGTGC
This Catharus ustulatus isolate bCatUst1 chromosome 23, bCatUst1.pri.v2, whole genome shotgun sequence DNA region includes the following protein-coding sequences:
- the CCDC103 gene encoding coiled-coil domain-containing protein 103, whose translation is MDPAGAVPALERELRAALAEDERRQREGEAKLRALRQGVPDYGQFREIVLASHLKPLEKKDRLGQRRNVLWNACAASAKAAPTHTVEVPQELDQLPRTAAEFHRDWRRCFKSGTQKYQFLLELGGEALGRIFQADVGFGLLGEFLTVLAENICPGDRAAILQILQSLAGTRRFGLNVALLSQAEKEGSQELFRKLQSRECQAAGQPGSPANSEVGREAHPMETHLKKETEEERTVVELMKCYQVS